TTATCCAACCCTGACCGTCAGAAGCATAAATGTGCTGTTCAAACTCTAAACTTGGTAAAGCATTTTGTAGCTGTTGTGGCATTTGAGTGAGTGGCCTAACAGAAATCTCTTCATTAGGGTTGATAAACGACTCATAAGCATTACTGCTGTTTTCTAAACGATTATCACCTGACTGTTCTCTAGGTGAGTCTCCTACGTTAGTTTCATCTATTGCGGCTTGAAATCGGGCTAATAAATCACTAGAAACACCTTCAACTTCAGTAACTTTATAATTAGTATCCTGCTTATTTTCATGAGGCAAGTCATTCTTTTCACCGCTAACTAGCAGAGTTTCTTCCCTAATAGGCTCATAAATTTTATTTTCAATTACCTGTGAATTATTCGATTTGCGCTCGGCTTCGATCTTGCTCAATTTTTTAACGCTAACAAGTGCGGTATTTGGCGATGAATTGTCTATTCTAGTTTTAGGTGTTTTGTTATTGATATCGGCTCTAGCTTGCTCTGATTGAACCTTACCCTCATCTGACAGCAGTTTTTGTTCACTATTTTCGACAACCTTTGCCAATTCAGTACCGTTTAGATGTTCTTCGGTGCTGATTACATTTTCTTGATTACTCATTTCCACGACATCTTTAACGGGTGTTTGTCCCCACCAAAAGCCAGCTAAAGTAAAGAAAGCAGCGATGCTTAAAACAGTAGAAAACAGCATGACACCATTATAATTAACTCGCCCCTGCTTGCGGGTTACGTCTTCTCCTAATGCACGGTCTGCTGCTGCAACAACCGTTTTTTTATTAACAACACTATCATTTTGGTTATACGCCAACATCAATGCGCTATGACACAGTAAGTTAATCAATCTTGGCACACCTTGAGACAATTGATGAATCTTAGTTAACGCACCTTTATCAAAGAGTGGTCTTGCGCAATCTGCGACCGTTAAACGATGCTGAATATATTGGCTTAGCTCGTTTTTTGTTAACGGCATTAAATGATATCTAGCCGTTATTCGTTGTGCTAATTGGCGTAAATCACGCCGTTGCAATAATTGCTGTAATTCAGGCTGACCTATTAGAATTACCTGTAACAACTTTTTAGTATTGGTTTCTAAGTTGGTAAGTAAACGCAATTGCTCTAACACTTCGGGCTGTAAATGCTGAGCTTCATCAATAATCAATAATGTATTGATATCATTTTCATGGTTTTTCAGCAGTTTTTCAGAAATTTTATCGGTTAAGGTTTTTAAACTAGCACCTGTTTTTCGGTAACGAATTTTTAATTGATCACATAAAGTGGCGAGTAACTCTTGGCAAGACAAGGTCGGGTTAAGAATAAAAGCAGCTTGTGTGTTTTGTGGTAACTGCTCCATTAAACAACGGCTAATTGTGGTTTTCCCCGTTCCTACTTCTCCGGTTAATAATGCGAAACCACCCACCTCACCTAATCCATAAGTTAAATGTGTCAATGCTTCCCTGTGCCTTTCACTCATAAATAAATATTTAGGATCTGGGGAAATTGAAAAAGGTAGTTCACTTAATGAGAAAAAATTGCGGTACATGGTATGTCTGGGCAAGAAAAATAAGGTACAAAATTAACCGCTTGCTTGAAGGATGTCAAAGAGTAACTAAATTTAGAGCAATTGCGTAACATTTAATTGCAAATAATAACAATTATCATTAAGATGTAGTTAATTAATTACTATCAATAATACTTAGAAGGAATACATGGTGTTAAAAACATCCTTTACTCTATTGGCACTTATTATCAGCGGCCAAGCACTCAGCCAAGAAAATAAATCAGAACCAAATCAGACCCAACAAAAGTCTAAAGAACAAGACATTGAGCGAATTATCGTTACCGGTAGTCGTATTGCAGAAAATATAGATGAAGTACCTGCTTCAATAACCATAATCACCCAAAAGCAAATTGCCGCACAGCTAAAAGTTTCCTCAGAAATTCAAAGCTTATTAGCGAACCTTGTCCCTGGCATGGCACCAAGTACAGGTTCATCGAGTAATTCAGGGCAAACGCTTCGAGGGCGTTCTCCATTAGTGATGATTGACGGTGTACCGCAATCTACACCATTACGTAATGGCTCATTAGGTATCAGAACACTCGACGCCAGCGTCATTGAACGTATTGAAGTAATTAAAGGTGCCACTTCCATTTATGGTAATGGTGCTGCAGGCGGTATCATTAATTACATCACTAAAAAAGCGAATAGTGATAAAGCACTAAGCGGCCATGCCAGTATCTCTAGTCGCTTTAGTGCCGTGGAAACAGAAGATTCAATAGGTCAGCGTTATGAAGCTGGTATCAATGGAGAGATAAATAACTTCGATTATGTTCTCAATGCCAGCTACGAAGAAAATGGCTTACAACGCGATGCTGACGGCGATATTTTAGGTTTGAAATACGGTCTATCTGATGCGGTGATGCAAGATTACTTTGCTAAAGTGGGTTATCATTTTGACGATGAAAAATCATTACAGTTCACTTATAACTATTATGAATCGAAGCAAGATGTCGATTTAATCGATCAAGTTGGCAATATTAATACCGGCGAAAAAACGCAAGCTATACCTGTACCCGAAGGCCAAACTGTCTTAGGTGAACCGCAGGGCCCAAGCAACCATAATATGATGCTTAAATATGTTGATGATGAAGTATTCAAACAAACACAGTTGATGGTCGACCTTTACAGCCAAGAAGTAGACAATACTTTCTTTTACTCGCCAGTACTCGCTAATCCTGATGCTGGTTATGCCGGCGGACAATCATTAATAAATTCAGATAAAAAGGGTCTACGGGTAACATTTAATACACTGGTTGATTTCAGTTTTGATAATGGTGACTCACTTGAAGCCACCTTCATTTACGGCATAGATGCCCTTAATGATGTCACTTCTCAATCTATGGTGGATGGCAGAGTTTGGGTACCAGAAATGGATATGGAAAACCTCGCCGGTTTCTTGCAAACCAAGTTAATTTATAATAATGACCTTGTTATTAAGTTAGGTATCAGACAAGAAGATATTGATTTAACGGTAAATGATTACAGTACGCTTAAGTTATGTAAGAGTGCTGAACAATGCTCTGTTCCCGTCGACGTCACTGGAGATACCTTAAATTATAAAGCGACCACCTACAATATTGGAATCAAATATAATGCGCTGCCATTATTTAGTCCTTTTGTTAGTTACTCACAAGGCGCTGATATTTCTGATACCGGTCGATTATTACGAACAGCAACAGTAACCGATATTTCACTTATTCGTACTGAAGCTTCAATCATCGATAATTATGAATTAGGTTTCAGTTCTGATTTTGAACAAGTGCATTTTGAATTTGCGACTTATTTTAGTACCTCTGAGCTAGGAACAACCAATAAATTTAATGCAACTACGGGTGTCTATATGCCAGTACGCGCACCACAAGAAATCTATGGCTACGAAGCGTTGATTAATTATAACATTAACGATGCTTGGGCCGTAAATGCTACCTATAGTTGGGTAGAAGGCAAAAATACTGAAGCTGACGTTTATTTAGGAGCAAAGCAGATCAGTCCACCTAAAGCGACAGTAAATGTAAACTGGAATCCTAATAGCGATATCAGCGTAGCGATCAATTATTTATATGTTGGCGATCGTAAACGCTTTGAACAGGTTGATGGCAAATTTGTGGGTGATCAAGGCCCTATTGATAGCTATCAGGTTGTTAATCTAAGCGGTAATTATAATTTCGCGAGCGATTGGTCAGCATTTATTGGCGTTGAAAATTTATTTAACCAAGATTACTACCCGACAAAATCACAAGGTTACACCTACGGTGGTTACAACATCAAAGGTTTAGGAACCACAGTGAATATGGGCGTTAATTATCAATTCTAAACACCTATGATTTTTGGCAAAGCAGCAATTTCTGCTGCTTTGCCAAACGGACAATCTCTGAACTTATGCTTATCTTATGATACACTTTATTTAACATTCTCTTCATTTTGGTCGTACTTTGTTAACCAGCAAACCTGAAATTAAAAATAGCGAACTTAACAGTTACTTAGTCGGTGGTGCGGTACGCGACAAGTTACTCAATCGCCCAATAAAAGATGAAGATTATTTAGTCGTTGGTGCCAGTATTGAGCAAATGATAAAGCTTGGTTATCATCAAGTAGGCAAAGATTTCCCTGTTTTTTTACACCCCAAAACAAAAGCGGAATATGCCTTAGCCCGTACCGAACGTAAACAAGGTCAAGGTTATACTGGTTTTAGCTGCTACTTCGCCCCAGATGTTACTATTGAACAAGACTTACTTAGACGCGATCTCACCGTTAATGCCATGGCAATGGACCACAACGGTAAAATAATTGATCCCTACAACGGCCAAAACGATCTTAACGATCGTATATTACGCCATGTCAGTGATGCATTTATTGAAGATCCTCTACGTGTTCTTCGCGTCGCACGTTTTGCCGCACGTTATCATAAGTATGGTTTTACCATTGCCGATGAAACGCTTACTTTAATGCAAGAAATAAGTGCTAGTGGCGAGCTAAAATGTTTAACGCCTGAGCGAGTATGGCAAGAAATGCAATTAAGCTTGGCTGACGGTGGTGCTAATTCTGACACTAATTCAGGTAACCCTGAAGTCTTCTTTGAAGTACTACAGCAATGTAATGCCTTAGAAGAATTATGGCCTGAACTGGCCGTTTTGTGGGGCATTCCAAACCCCGCGCTTTGGCATCCTGAAATATGCAGTGGCATACATACCATGATGGTATTACAACAAGCGGTGTTGTTAACACAAGCCATACCTGATGAGCACAGTGACCATAGAACTGCAGTACGTTTTGCTGCCTTATGCCACGATTTAGGTAAGGGTGTTACCTCTGATAAATTATGGCCTAGCCACAAAGGACATGAAACGTCGGGTTTACCCTTAGTTGAGCGAATCTGTGGACAGCTGAAAGTACCTTCACATTACAAACAACTTGCTTTGAAAGTGTGTGAATTTCATTTACATTGTCATAAAGCTTTTGAACTTAAAGCCAGCACCTTATTGAAAATGTTTAACCAGCTCGATATTTGGCGCAAACCAGAAGAATTTGATTTATTTTTAATGGCGTGTAAATCTGACTTTTTAGGTCGTTTAGGTTTTGAAAACCGTGCCTATCCACAAGAGCAATATCTACAAGCAGCAGTCAAAGCAGCTAGAAAAGTAACAGCCCAACCCTTTTTAGAAAAAGGCTTACAGGGTCTTGCTATAAAAGAAGCAATGGCAAAAGAAAGGCTCAGCGTTATTGCAAATATTAAAGCCGATTTCGCGCATTTAAACCCTACACCGCAATAAAGAAAATACGCCTTTCAATTTAAAATCCTGTGTTGTTTAGTGAGAATATTCGCTAAATAGCCTTATAAAAATGGTGAAATACAGCTATAACAACCAAACAGTCTGTATAAAATACAAGCAACAATTTATTGCAAGACATTTACAAACGACAACAACTTATTAGCACCACTTTAACTATCATATTTACATCAAATCAGGGTCTGGTTTGGGTAATACCAAGTTAACTAAGCAAGGTGATTAATATGACAATGCAAATAGCGTCTTCAAATAACTCAACAGCAACGTTCACCATTCAAGCTATTAAGCCTAGTTGGCCTCAACCAGAGCCAAGACCAGACTTTACTGGTGTTTTAACACCTGAACAAAAGAACACGATACAGCAAGGTGCTGATGACAAAATAGCTGAGCAAGTTGAAAATGTGAAATCAAATTACCAAACAGCCAAAGACATTGATTTGATGCAGTCATACTATCAACAACAGCAGAAACTTTTTGATGTCTACTTACAAACAAGTACCGATGGCGATGCTGCAGCAACTACGACTCAATTGGGTGAAAATAGCAGTGCGGTATCAGCATTAACAACTACTTATGCTGAATTATATCAATTACACCAAACAGTAAAAGAAGGTGTAGGTCAATTACCGAGAGTTAGCGCAGCTTATGAAGGGATTGACACATTACCAGCAAGTTCAGTTACCCGCACCAATGAAGCTATCAACAGTGCAGCTAGTCAACCATTGGTCAATAAACAACTTGATGCTTACAACAGCCTTATGATGCCAAGTACGTCTTCTTATGTGCACCTTAGTGCTTAGCTATCTGCTACATGAAATTTAGCACTTAAAGAACAAAGGTTTACTTAAGTTCCGGTTTATCTATGGTTCTAAAGGTGAGGTTTATCCTGGGTTCAGAGACTTTTTTTGTCGGAGGCAAGCGATGTAACCAATGCTGCTGCGTAGTGCCTTTCATCACTAACAAACTGCCTGGTTTAAGCTGTAAGGCAACAACTTCTTTTGAACATTTATGCTTAAAAGCAAACTTTCGCTCCACGCCAAAGCTTAATGAAGCAATAGCACCTTGTTCTTTTAAATCTGCTTCACCATCACTGTGCCATGCCATGCCCTCTTCACCTGAATGATAAAGGTTTAACAAACACGAGTTATAGGTTTCATGACTATGCTGTTCAACTAGTTTTTTGAGTGTAAGTAACTCTTCAGTAAACGGGATCGAATATCTGGTCACGCCAGAATAACTATAGGCAAAAGGTTTACCGTCAATCGTATCTGCGCACCAAGCGACTTTTCTTTTCGTTTCGATGATCTTACCAAACACTAAGGCTTGATCGTTACGCCATGCAATAGTGTTAAATAATCGCTCAAAGTAATAACTGCTCTCACTAAGAGGCATGATTTCGCCATAGTAATTAACCACACCATCATTTGGCAAAATGTTAATCGGCTCATCGAGCAAAGAAGAAAATAAGTCCATGATTAAATAAAATAATCTTAACGTAAGTTAACGATTATCTACTGCCCCAAGGATTAGCTGAAGTTGCAGCTGCAGCACGCTCACGCGTTTTCTTAGCTTGTTTAATTCTTAACTCTTCAGCATCGTCAAGACTTAGTTCTTTCGGTGGTCTTTGCTCTAACCCTGATGGCACAATACGGTCACGTGGTGGCAATTCAAAGTTTGCATCGTCCGCCTTAGGTAAGCTGTTATATTGATACATATAAAAAGCTTCAACCTTTTCTTGCGCCCACTGGGTTTTCTTCAAAAACTTTAAACTCGATTCAATACTGGCATTTTGCTTAAAACAATTTAAGTTCATGTAAGCGGCTAAAATTTCAAAACCGTAATGGTCAACTAAGGTTGTTAATACAGTTTCAAGGCTAGTGCCATGTAGTGGGTTATTCTTATAAATGTCTTTATTGGTCATTATTATTCCTAAACGGCCTAAAGTGGCAACTGTACTATGAGTTGACAGCAGCGAATGAACCAATTATACCACTTGCTAGAGTGATGTCATGGTTAATCCCTTTTAATATATACCCAAGTGAATTCAAAATGCGGGTTTCAGTTGGCATTAGAAACGTCTTTAGGCAAGGCATTGATTGAAGAGAATGGTTATTCCCTTATCAAAACCAATAACGAAGCATAAAACATTTCTAAACCAACCCTACGGGGACAACGAAGAAAACCATCTACTTCGTTGCATCCTTTTTTAAGAAAACAACCATTAACAAAAAGATGCGTCTTGTATATGGCTCACTCTGTTGTCCTGAAATCCGCTGTTTGAGTTCATTTGGGTATAAACAAAAAAGCCCCTTGTTTACTTTCTCAAGTAAGACAAGGGGCTTGTATTTAACTACTTTAGTTACCAAAGTAACTAAGTCATCATTAAATTGATTTACTGCTTAGTAGCATTAAGTTCTGCATCAGCATTATCAAGTGCTAGTTTATAACCAAATGAAACATGGTGATAACGTGCGCTTGAATAATCGTCATGTATTGCAAAGCCAAAGTTATATACTTTACCTGTTTCAATACTCACATCACCCGCTTTGTCAGATTTAAGCTTACGCTTAACAACTACCGACCAAGTACCATTTTTAAGTGAAGCTTCAACAGCTGCGCCAACGCCTTTATGCATGTCGCGTTCTGCTAAAATCTGACCATCTTCTACTTCTTTGGTGCCTGATTTATAGCGAATAACATCCATAAATTGATTAGACTTTTGTGCCGCATCAATGTCGCTTTGATCTTTAAGTTTATCCCAACCACCTAGCGCTTTACCGCCACGTCCTTTAAGCTCTAACTTAGTACGCGATTCTTTAAGATACTTAGTAACACCTGTACCTGAACCCGTATCGAACTTAAGACGCTTAGCTAAATCACTACCTTTCAATGTATCAGCATCTGGTGCAAACGGCATAGAGTTAGCATCGGCATGACACGTACCCCAACAGCCTGCTCTATCTGCGTATTCAACATCATCAGTTGCTAGCATAAAGGCTAATTTCATTGGGTTTTCTGGGTCCATTTTACCGCCATCAACAAATGGAACAGCTGCATGTTCACCATCAGCCCAACTAAATCTCAAATATAGATTTTCAGCATCGTACGTTGAATCAATCGTTACATCGATATGGCCACGTTTTCCAGGGATAACATTAGGTTCTAGTTTCTTCTCACTTTCACCAGTAACGATATTGTTACCAATATCCGCAATCTCTTCACCATGACATTCAATACAACGGTCGCCTTTAGTAAAGGCACGTTTACCACCATGCTTACGACCTAGGATCCATTCAATAGACGCTGTACCAGGATAGAAAACACCAATATCTTTCGAGCTTGCTTTGCCCCAATCAACATTAATATTACTTGCACTAGGTGCAGCACTTACAGACCCTTTCGATGATTTACTTGTAGTCGCTTTGCTAGAACCAGCATTAGCTAATGCTTCTTCAACAGCAGAGGCTATTTTCTGTTCAGTTTTTGCTTTTTCAGCCATTTTTTCTTCTTTGACTTTCGCAGCAGCTGCAGCTTCTTTCGCTTCTACACGTGCTAAACCTTCGCGATAAGCTTGTGGTACTTCACGAATATAGTCTGGATTTGGCGCTTCTAGCTTTTCTAATTCTTCATCAGAAAGCTTGTCACGTACGTTATGATGCGCAATACCTTTATGGCAATCGATACAGGTTTGTCCTGTTTCAAAAGCATTTAAATGTTGTTTACGTGCACGTGGCTTTTGGAATTCAGGATTCATAGATTCAAAATTGTGACAGTTACGACACTCTCTCGAGTCAGTTGATTTCATGGCATGCCAAACACTTTGCGCTAATTCAAATCTGTGCTCATTAAATTTTTCTTTGGTATCAAGCTTGCCTGTTAACCAAGAAAAAACTTCTTTTGACGCTTGAATTTTACGAACGACTTTA
The DNA window shown above is from Colwellia psychrerythraea 34H and carries:
- a CDS encoding TonB-dependent receptor, coding for MVLKTSFTLLALIISGQALSQENKSEPNQTQQKSKEQDIERIIVTGSRIAENIDEVPASITIITQKQIAAQLKVSSEIQSLLANLVPGMAPSTGSSSNSGQTLRGRSPLVMIDGVPQSTPLRNGSLGIRTLDASVIERIEVIKGATSIYGNGAAGGIINYITKKANSDKALSGHASISSRFSAVETEDSIGQRYEAGINGEINNFDYVLNASYEENGLQRDADGDILGLKYGLSDAVMQDYFAKVGYHFDDEKSLQFTYNYYESKQDVDLIDQVGNINTGEKTQAIPVPEGQTVLGEPQGPSNHNMMLKYVDDEVFKQTQLMVDLYSQEVDNTFFYSPVLANPDAGYAGGQSLINSDKKGLRVTFNTLVDFSFDNGDSLEATFIYGIDALNDVTSQSMVDGRVWVPEMDMENLAGFLQTKLIYNNDLVIKLGIRQEDIDLTVNDYSTLKLCKSAEQCSVPVDVTGDTLNYKATTYNIGIKYNALPLFSPFVSYSQGADISDTGRLLRTATVTDISLIRTEASIIDNYELGFSSDFEQVHFEFATYFSTSELGTTNKFNATTGVYMPVRAPQEIYGYEALINYNINDAWAVNATYSWVEGKNTEADVYLGAKQISPPKATVNVNWNPNSDISVAINYLYVGDRKRFEQVDGKFVGDQGPIDSYQVVNLSGNYNFASDWSAFIGVENLFNQDYYPTKSQGYTYGGYNIKGLGTTVNMGVNYQF
- a CDS encoding NapC/NirT family cytochrome c, with the protein product MANNTFLKPSFWSRRLILGTTVSGAVIFFIVGIVFWGGFNTAMEATNTTEFCIGCHEMEANVYQEYKPSIHFSNRTGVRAGCPDCHVPKPWIHKVVRKIQASKEVFSWLTGKLDTKEKFNEHRFELAQSVWHAMKSTDSRECRNCHNFESMNPEFQKPRARKQHLNAFETGQTCIDCHKGIAHHNVRDKLSDEELEKLEAPNPDYIREVPQAYREGLARVEAKEAAAAAKVKEEKMAEKAKTEQKIASAVEEALANAGSSKATTSKSSKGSVSAAPSASNINVDWGKASSKDIGVFYPGTASIEWILGRKHGGKRAFTKGDRCIECHGEEIADIGNNIVTGESEKKLEPNVIPGKRGHIDVTIDSTYDAENLYLRFSWADGEHAAVPFVDGGKMDPENPMKLAFMLATDDVEYADRAGCWGTCHADANSMPFAPDADTLKGSDLAKRLKFDTGSGTGVTKYLKESRTKLELKGRGGKALGGWDKLKDQSDIDAAQKSNQFMDVIRYKSGTKEVEDGQILAERDMHKGVGAAVEASLKNGTWSVVVKRKLKSDKAGDVSIETGKVYNFGFAIHDDYSSARYHHVSFGYKLALDNADAELNATKQ
- a CDS encoding VF530 family DNA-binding protein — encoded protein: MTNKDIYKNNPLHGTSLETVLTTLVDHYGFEILAAYMNLNCFKQNASIESSLKFLKKTQWAQEKVEAFYMYQYNSLPKADDANFELPPRDRIVPSGLEQRPPKELSLDDAEELRIKQAKKTRERAAAATSANPWGSR
- a CDS encoding alpha-ketoglutarate-dependent dioxygenase AlkB family protein, whose amino-acid sequence is MDLFSSLLDEPINILPNDGVVNYYGEIMPLSESSYYFERLFNTIAWRNDQALVFGKIIETKRKVAWCADTIDGKPFAYSYSGVTRYSIPFTEELLTLKKLVEQHSHETYNSCLLNLYHSGEEGMAWHSDGEADLKEQGAIASLSFGVERKFAFKHKCSKEVVALQLKPGSLLVMKGTTQQHWLHRLPPTKKVSEPRINLTFRTIDKPELK
- a CDS encoding multifunctional CCA addition/repair protein, whose protein sequence is MLTSKPEIKNSELNSYLVGGAVRDKLLNRPIKDEDYLVVGASIEQMIKLGYHQVGKDFPVFLHPKTKAEYALARTERKQGQGYTGFSCYFAPDVTIEQDLLRRDLTVNAMAMDHNGKIIDPYNGQNDLNDRILRHVSDAFIEDPLRVLRVARFAARYHKYGFTIADETLTLMQEISASGELKCLTPERVWQEMQLSLADGGANSDTNSGNPEVFFEVLQQCNALEELWPELAVLWGIPNPALWHPEICSGIHTMMVLQQAVLLTQAIPDEHSDHRTAVRFAALCHDLGKGVTSDKLWPSHKGHETSGLPLVERICGQLKVPSHYKQLALKVCEFHLHCHKAFELKASTLLKMFNQLDIWRKPEEFDLFLMACKSDFLGRLGFENRAYPQEQYLQAAVKAARKVTAQPFLEKGLQGLAIKEAMAKERLSVIANIKADFAHLNPTPQ
- a CDS encoding AAA family ATPase, producing MYRNFFSLSELPFSISPDPKYLFMSERHREALTHLTYGLGEVGGFALLTGEVGTGKTTISRCLMEQLPQNTQAAFILNPTLSCQELLATLCDQLKIRYRKTGASLKTLTDKISEKLLKNHENDINTLLIIDEAQHLQPEVLEQLRLLTNLETNTKKLLQVILIGQPELQQLLQRRDLRQLAQRITARYHLMPLTKNELSQYIQHRLTVADCARPLFDKGALTKIHQLSQGVPRLINLLCHSALMLAYNQNDSVVNKKTVVAAADRALGEDVTRKQGRVNYNGVMLFSTVLSIAAFFTLAGFWWGQTPVKDVVEMSNQENVISTEEHLNGTELAKVVENSEQKLLSDEGKVQSEQARADINNKTPKTRIDNSSPNTALVSVKKLSKIEAERKSNNSQVIENKIYEPIREETLLVSGEKNDLPHENKQDTNYKVTEVEGVSSDLLARFQAAIDETNVGDSPREQSGDNRLENSSNAYESFINPNEEISVRPLTQMPQQLQNALPSLEFEQHIYASDGQGWIKVNGRDRYEGDYIGDNLIVEKILPQQVILSFQGEKFSLPALTNW